A stretch of the Vitis vinifera cultivar Pinot Noir 40024 chromosome 16, ASM3070453v1 genome encodes the following:
- the LOC100264030 gene encoding phosphatidylinositol 4-kinase gamma 3, giving the protein MSIASVSVSPVCEDSPNFPCYFTDRCGPCLSNSILIYLTVGGSVIPMHVLESDSIASVKRKIQTFKGSFVKMQKLVFEGRELARNNSRVQDYGVTDGNVLHLVLRLSDLQAITVRSVCGKELEFQVERSRNVGYVKQQIAKTGKGFFDLKDQELTCDGEELEDQRLIHDICKKNDVVIHLLICRSAKVRTKPIKKDFKVSIVASDLSDKRDDVVDKEEYQWRTQSKEPEVVDRKSLLSDVLLEPLIVNPNIELSSVVKELITSTIDGLNRGNQPIRSSEGSGGVYFMQDSSGLKHISVFKPIDEEPMAVNNPHGLPLSMDGEGLKKGTRVGEGALREVAAYILDHPRSGPHSFCNKKGFAGVPPTVMVKCLHGGFNHPEGYEYSPKNIKIGSLQMFMKNQGSCEDMGPRAFPVDEVHKITVLDIRLANADRHAGNILVSKEGEGQLVLIPIDHGYCLPENFEDCTFDWLYWPQAKIPYSPDTIDYIRSLDAEKDIELLKFHGWNLPLECARTLRISTMLLKKGAERGLTPFIIGSIMCRETLKKESVMEQIVQEAQESVLPGTSEAAFLEAVSMIMDCRLDELSP; this is encoded by the exons ATGTCCATTGCCAGTGTCTCTGTTAGTCCAGTCTGTGAAGACTCTCCAAATTTTCCATGTTATTTTACCGACCGATGTGGTCCATGCCTGAGCAATTCAATCTTGATATACTTAACTGTTGGTGGGTCTGTGATTCCCATGCATGTTTTAGAGTCAGATTCAATCGCTTCTGTGAAGCGGAAAATCCAGACCTTCAAAGGGTCTTTTGTGAAAATGCAGAAACTGGTTTTTGAAGGGAGAGAATTGGCTCGGAACAATTCTCGTGTCCAGGACTATGGAGTCACTGATGGGAATGTACTTCATTTGGTGCTGAGGCTTTCTGATCTCCAAGCTATTACCGTTAGATCCGTGTGTGGAAAGGAGCTTGAGTTTCAAGTTGAGAGGAGTAGGAATGTGGGGTATGTGAAGCAGCAGATTGCTAAGACGGGAAAAGGTTTTTTTGATCTCAAGGATCAGGAGCTGACCTGTGATGGTGAGGAGCTTGAAGATCAGAGACTCATACATGATATCTGTAAAAAGAATGATGTTGTGATTCATTTGCTGATCTGTAGGTCTGCAAAAGTAAGGACTAAACCCATTAAGAAAGATTTCAAAGTGTCCATTGTGGCATCTGATTTGAGTGATAAGAGGGATGATGTAGTTGATAAAGAAGAATACCAGTGGAGGACACAATCTAAGGAACCAGAGGTTGTAGATAGGAAGTCATTGCTAAGTGATGTCCTCCTGGAACCCTTGATTGTTAATCCCAACATTGAACTGTCATCAGTGGTTAAAGAGCTAATTACCTCTACGATCGATGGGTTAAACAGAGGCAATCAACCAATTAGGTCTTCAGAAGGATCAGGAGGAGTTTATTTTATGCAAGACTCATCTGGTCTGAAGCATATTTCTGTATTTAAGCCAATTGATGAGGAGCCTATGGCTGTGAATAATCCACATGGGCTACCCTTGTCAATGGATGGTGAGGGACTGAAGAAGGGCACACGAGTAGGAGAAGGGGCATTGAGAGAGGTTGCTGCATACAttttggatcacccaagaagTGGACCTCACTCATTTTGTAACAAGAAGGGCTTTGCTGGGGTTCCACCTACAGTCATGGTCAAGTGCTTGCATGGGGGATTCAACCATCCAGAAGGGTATGAATATTCACCTAAGAATATCAAGATTGGTTCATTGCAGAtgttcatgaagaaccaaggaAGCTGTGAGGACATGGGCCCTCGTGCATTTCCAGTGGATGAGGTGCACAAGATCACCGTGTTGGATATAAGGTTGGCGAATGCAGATAGACATGCTGGGAACATTTTGGTTAGCAAAGAGGGTGAAGGTCAGCTTGTGCTTATTCCAATTGATCATGGATACTGTTTGCCTGAGAAT TTTGAGGATTGCACATTCGACTGGCTCTACTGGCCTCAAGCAAAAATCCCATACTCTCCAGATACCATTGACTACATAAGATCACTTGATGCAGAAAAAGATATTGAACTTCTGAAGTTTCATGGGTGGAATTTGCCACTTGAGTGTGCTCGCACCCTTCGCATTTCTACCATGCTTCTGAAGAAAGGTGCTGAGAGAGGACTGACTCCTTTCATCATTGGAAGCATAATGTGCAGGGAGACCTTGAAGAAGGAATCCGTAATGGAGCAGATAGTCCAAGAAGCACAAGAATCTGTGCTTCCTGGAACTAGCGAAGCTGCATTCCTTGAAGCTGTCTCTATGATCATGGATTGCCGCCTTGATGAGCTGTCTCCATAA
- the LOC100258861 gene encoding probable pectinesterase/pectinesterase inhibitor 34: protein MVYGRLGSKAASFQQDNAAASALQQQRRRRRLCIVAVLSVVLIVAAVASTVALVVRREGSAAGSDGRVRRKPTQAISHTCSRTRFPTLCVDSLLDFPGSLTAGERDLVHISMNMTLQRFGKALYVSSEIANLQMDTRVRAAYEDCLELLEESVEQLSRSLTSVAGGGDGQAVGSTQDVLTWLSAAMTNQDTCTEGFDDVSGFVKDQMVEKLRDLSDLVSNCLAIFAASGGDNDFAGVPIQNRRRRLMQDSDISANQDSTGFPKWLTRRERSLLQMPVPAIQADIIVSQDGNGTYKTITEAIKKAPEYSSRRTIIYVKAGRYEENNLKVGRKKTNLMFIGDGKGKTIITGGKSVFNNLTTFHTASFAATGAGFIARDMTFENWAGPGKHQAVALRVGADHGVVYRCNIIGYQDTLYVHSQRQFFRECDIYGTVDFIFGNAAVVFQNCSLYARKPMAQQKNTITAQNRKDPNQNTGISIHACRILPAGDLAPVKGSFPTYLGRPWKLYSRTVYMLSYMGDHIHPKGWLEWNTTFALDTLYYGEYMNYGPGGAVGQRVNWPGYRVITSVVEATKFTVGQFIYGSSWLPSTGVAFLAGLSV, encoded by the exons ATGGTTTATGGTAGACTCGGATCCAAAGCGGCGTCGTTTCAACAAGACAATGCGGCTGCCTCTGCTCTTCAGCAGCAGAGGCGGAGGCGGAGATTGTGTATTGTGGCAGTGTTGTCTGTCGTTTTGATTGTGGCTGCTGTGGCGTCAACGGTGGCTTTGGTGGTTCGCCGGGAGGGATCTGCGGCTGGATCGGATGGGAGGGTTCGTAGGAAGCCGACTCAGGCGATCTCCCATACTTGCAGCAGAACTCGGTTCCCCACTCTGTGTGTTGATTCTCTGCTTGACTTCCCTGGCTCGCTCACCGCGGGCGAGCGCGACCTGGTCCACATTTCGATGAACATGACCTTACAGCGGTTCGGGAAGGCGCTGTACGTGTCGTCGGAGATCGCGAATCTGCAGATGGACACGCGCGTGAGAGCGGCCTACGAGGACTGCCTCGAGCTTCTGGAGGAGTCGGTGGAGCAGCTCTCGCGGTCACTGACCTCCGTCGCGGGAGGCGGCGATGGTCAGGCCGTCGGAAGCACGCAGGACGTGCTGACGTGGCTGAGCGCTGCGATGACGAACCAGGACACGTGTACCGAGGGTTTCGACGACGTGAGTGGATTCGTGAAGGATCAGATGGTGGAGAAGCTCCGGGACCTGTCGGACCTGGTGAGCAACTGTCTCGCGATATTCGCCGCCAGCGGCGGCGATAACGATTTCGCGGGAGTGCCGATACAGAACCGGAGGAGGAGGCTCATGCAGGACTCCGATATTTCGGCGAATCAGGATAGTACCGGATTTCCGAAATGGCTGACTCGGAGGGAGAGATCCTTACTGCAAATGCCGGTTCCGGCAATACAGGCCGATATTATCGTTTCGCAAGATGGAAACGGCACTTACAAGACGATTACGGAGGCGATTAAGAAGGCGCCTGAGTACAGTAGTCGCCGGACGATTATTTACGTGAAGGCGGgaag gTACGAGGAGAATAATTTAAAGGTTGGGAGGAAGAAGACTAATTTGATGTTTATAGGTGACGGGAAGGGCAAAACTATAATTACCGGTGGGAAGAGCGTCTTCAACAATCTTACAACGTTCCACACCGCGTCCTTCG CTGCTACAGGAGCTGGTTTCATTGCCAGAGACATGACCTTTGAGAATTGGGCTGGGCCAGGTAAGCACCAGGCCGTGGCACTCCGGGTCGGGGCCGACCATGGTGTTGTCTACCGGTGCAACATTATTGGCTACCAGGACACCCTATACGTGCACTCGCAACGTCAATTCTTCCGAGAATGTGACATATACGGAACCGTAGACTTCATCTTTGGCAATGCGGCCGTAGTTTTCCAAAACTGCAGCCTATATGCCCGAAAGCCCATGGCCCAACAAAAGAACACAATCACAGCCCAAAACCGAAAAGACCCTAACCAAAACACCGGAATCTCAATCCATGCATGCCGGATTCTCCCCGCTGGCGACCTTGCACCAGTCAAGGGGAGCTTCCCAACGTACCTTGGGCGGCCGTGGAAGTTGTACTCGAGAACCGTGTACATGCTTTCGTACATGGGCGATCACATCCACCCTAAGGGTTGGCTAGAGTGGAATACCACATTTGCCTTGGACACACTTTACTACGGCGAGTACATGAATTATGGGCCGGGCGGGGCCGTGGGCCAGCGCGTGAACTGGCCCGGGTACCGGGTCATAACGTCGGTGGTGGAGGCGACGAAATTCACCGTCGGACAGTTCATTTACGGTTCGTCTTGGCTGCCGTCGACTGGCGTGGCCTTCTTGGCCGGCCTATCGGTTTGA